A window of Apium graveolens cultivar Ventura chromosome 8, ASM990537v1, whole genome shotgun sequence contains these coding sequences:
- the LOC141678389 gene encoding putative vesicle-associated membrane protein 726 translates to MGQKSLIYAFVARGTVVLAEYTEFSGNFTTVAQQCLQKLPSTNNRYTYTCDGHTFNYILHDGYSYCVVAVESVGTQTPIAFLERVKDEFEKKYRGGEAEAVAPKGLNKEFGHKLKEQMQFCMDHPEEVSKISKVQAQVSEVKGVMLESIEKVLERGEKIELLVDKSENLRAEAQDFRVQGTKMKSKMWLQNMKMKLIVLAIVGVIILVIVLSICHGKCD, encoded by the exons ATGGGACAAAAATCACTCATTTATGCATTCGTGGCACGAGGAACCGTGGTCCTCGCTGAGTACACGGAGTTCTCAGGCAATTTCACCACCGTTGCACAGCAGTGTCTTCAAAAGCTTCCTTCTACAAACAATAGATACACCTACACCTGTGATGGCCACACCTTCAATTACATCCTACATGACGGATACT CATACTGCGTTGTTGCAGTTGAGTCCGTTGGCACACAAACTCCCATTGCATTTCTAGAGCGAGTCAAGGATGAGTTTGAGAAAAAATACAGAGGAGGGGAGGCTGAAGCAGTTGCACCAAAAGGCTTAAATAAGGAGTTTGG TCATAAACTAAAAGAGCAGATGCAGTTTTGTATGGATCATCCAGAAGAAGTCAGCAAGATTTCCAAGGTGCAAGCTCAAGTTTCTGAGGTCAAGGGGGTGATGTTGGAGAGTATTGAGAAG GTTCTTGAACGTGGAGAGAAGATTGAGTTGCTGGTGGATAAATCTGAGAATCTTCGAGCAGAG GCACAAGATTTCAGGGTACAAGGAACCAAGATGAAAAGTAAAATGTGGCTCCAGAACATGAAGATGAAACTGATTGTTTTGGCTATTGTTGGTGTTATAATTTTGGTCATTGTTCTGTCTATATGCCATGGCAAGTGTGATTGA
- the LOC141678925 gene encoding protein SULFUR DEFICIENCY-INDUCED 1-like, protein MMMSFPRKQETEHEQQLYHVIHKLPTGDSPYVRAKHLQLVEKDPEGAIVLFWKAINCGDRVDSALKDMALVMKQQDRAEEAIEAIKSFRNLCSKQAQESLDNVLIDLYKKCGKLEEQIEMLKQKLRMIYQGEAFNGKPTKTARSHGRKFQVTIKQETSRILGNLGWAYMQQKNYPAAEVVYRKAQEIDPDANKACNLSLCLIKQERYPEAKHILDEILQGRLIGSDEPKSINRAKELLKELEPWQFVPSPLLSSEVSLEDAFLEGLDQLISRRTRFRSRRLPIFEEISANRDQLAC, encoded by the exons ATGATGATGAGTTTCCCAAGAAAACAAGAGACAGAACATGAGCAGCAGCTGTATCATGTTATTCACAAACTTCCCACTGGAGACAGTCCCTATGTAAGAGCCAAGCATCTTCAG TTGGTGGAAAAAGACCCGGAGGGTGCAATTGTATTGTTCTGGAAGGCCATAAATTGTGGCGATAGAGTAGATAGCGCGCTTAAGGACATGGCATTGGTTATGAAACAACAAGATAGGGCGGAAGAAGCTATAGAAGCTATTAAATCTTTCAGGAACCTCTGTTCAAAACAAGCGCAGGAATCATTAGACAACGTATTGATCGACTTGTACAAG AAATGTGGGAAATTAGAGGAGCAGATTGAAATGCTAAAGCAGAAACTTCGGATGATTTACCAAGGAGAAGCTTTCAATGGAAAACCTACGAAGACTGCTCGTTCCCATGGACGGAAATTCCAGGTGACAATCAAGCAAGAGACATCCAGAATACTG GGTAATTTAGGATGGGCTTACATGCAACAAAAGAACTACCCAGCTGCAGAGGTGGTATACCGCAAAGCACAGGAGATAGACCCTGATGCCAATAAAGCTTGTAATTTGTCCCTGTGCCTAATTAAGCAAGAACGATATCCGGAGGCTAAGCATATTCTTGATGAAATATTACAAGGTAGGCTTATAGGATCTGATGAACCAAAGTCTATAAACCGTGCCAAAGAACTACTGAAGGAACTAGAGCCATGGCAGTTCGTACCATCACCTTTGTTAAGTTCAGAGGTAAGTTTAGAGGATGCTTTCCTAGAGGGCCTTGACCAGTTAATCAGCAGAAGAACACGGTTTAGATCAAGAAGGCTTCCCATATTTGAGGAAATATCAGCAAACAGAGATCAACTCGCTTGTTGA